TTGTTCCTGGATCCCAGCTTGTCGTAAAGCAGATCTATGAAGAAGGCCTTGATAAAATATTCAATGATGCCGGTTTTCAGATCAGGCAGCCCGGATGTTCAGCCTGTCTGGCCATGAATGATGATAAGATTCCTGAAGGTGAATATTGCGTTTCGACCTCCAACAGAAATTTTGAAGGCAGACAGGGACAGGGAGCCAGAACTATTCTGGCAAGTCCGTTGACTGCTGCTAAAGTCGCCATAGAAGGCAGAATCAATATTTTTGAAAATTTAAATTAATAATAAGACATACAAATAGAGGATGTTAAAAATAGCTGCTTTTGTTTGAACTGATTTCTCATACATTTTAAATAAAGCAGCTTTTAACCAAAACATATTGTAATCTAGTAAACTAAAGCAATGCAAAAGCTAACTATAATAAAATCAAGTGCAATTCCTTTGCCTGTAGAGAATATAGATACTGATCAGATCATTCCGGCAAGGTTTCTGAAGAGTATAGACAAAAAAGGGTTTGGAGATAATCTGTTCAGAGATTGGAGATATGATGTTCATACCAATCAGCCAAATGCTGATTTCATTTTAAATAAACCCCAGTACCGCGGTGAGATTTTAGTAGCCGGTAATAACTTTGGTTGTGGGAGTAGCCGTGAGCATGCTGCCTGGTCTTTAACCGATTATGGGTTTAAAGTGATCGTATCCAGTTATTTTGCGGATATTTTCAAAGGAAATGCTTTGAATAACGGTTTGTTGCCTGTAAAGGTTTCTGATGTATTCTTACAGGAAATCTTAACGGACATTACAGAAAATCCTGAAAAGGAAATTACCATAGACGTTGAACAGCAAACTATAAGTTTTAATGGTAAAACAGAATATTTTGAATTGGATTCTTATAAGAAAATCTGTTTGCTTAACGGATATGACGACATTGATTTTCTGATCAGTAAAAAAGAAGCCATAAAAGAGTTTGAATTAAAAACACAAAAAGTATATGAACAATAATTATTTCAAAATAGCTGTACTTCCCGGAGACGGAATTGGTCCTGAGGTGGTCAGTGAGAGTGTAAAAATCCTTAAAGTAATTGGTGAAGTGTTCCAGTACAATTTCCAGTTTACCTATGGATTGATGGGAGCGGAAGCAATTTTTCAGACAGGAGATCCGTTGCCTGAACAAACACTGGCCATTTGTAAAGAATCAGATGCCGTGCTTTTTGGAGCGATAGGCGACCCTGCTTTTGATAATAATCCCGACGCAAAAGTAAGACCTGAACAGGGATTGCTGAAACTTCGTAAGGAATTAGGGCTTTTTGCCAATATCAGGCCGTTAAAAACCTATTCTTCATTGATTGAGAAAAGTCCTTTGAAAAGAGAAATCATTGAAGGAGCGGATATTCAGATTTTCAGGGAATTGGTAAGCGGGATCTATTTTGGTGAAAAATTTACCGATGAAGAAGGAGCTTATGCCTATGATGTTTGTAAATACAGCAGGGAAGATATTATACCTATTGTCCATATGGCATTTCAGGAAGCCCAAAAACGTAAAAAGAAATTAACACTTATTGATAAGGCTAATGTCCTGGACACTTCAAGATTGTGGAGAAAGATCTGTAAGGAAATCGCCCAGGAATATCCTGAAGTTCAGTTGGATTTTATGTTTGTAGATAATGCTGCGATGCAGCTGATCCTTAATCCTAAACAATTTGATGTTATCGTAACGGAGAATATGTTTGGAGACATCATTTCTGATGAAGCGAGTGTAATTGGCGGTTCCATAGGACTTCTGCCTTCCGCATCTATAGGAAATGAAAATGCACTCTTTGAGCCTATTCACGGGTCTTATCCGCAGGCAAAAGGCAAAGGGATTGCTAATCCTGTAGCCTCAATATTGAGTACAGCAATGATGTTGGATCACCTGAAATTGAATCAGGCAGCAGATAAATTGAGAGAATCGGTAGAACATGCCATTGAAAACAAATATGTAACCGTAGATCTTAATGCAAAGCAATCTTATTCTACAAGCGAAGTAGGGGACTTCATTGCAGATTATATAAGGTTTTCCGAAAAATCATATTACAATTTTGAGAATATCAAGATCGGAAAATCCACTATTGTATAGTGATAACTAAGAGTTTGATTT
The sequence above is drawn from the Chryseobacterium daecheongense genome and encodes:
- the leuB gene encoding 3-isopropylmalate dehydrogenase codes for the protein MNNNYFKIAVLPGDGIGPEVVSESVKILKVIGEVFQYNFQFTYGLMGAEAIFQTGDPLPEQTLAICKESDAVLFGAIGDPAFDNNPDAKVRPEQGLLKLRKELGLFANIRPLKTYSSLIEKSPLKREIIEGADIQIFRELVSGIYFGEKFTDEEGAYAYDVCKYSREDIIPIVHMAFQEAQKRKKKLTLIDKANVLDTSRLWRKICKEIAQEYPEVQLDFMFVDNAAMQLILNPKQFDVIVTENMFGDIISDEASVIGGSIGLLPSASIGNENALFEPIHGSYPQAKGKGIANPVASILSTAMMLDHLKLNQAADKLRESVEHAIENKYVTVDLNAKQSYSTSEVGDFIADYIRFSEKSYYNFENIKIGKSTIV
- the leuD gene encoding 3-isopropylmalate dehydratase small subunit; its protein translation is MQKLTIIKSSAIPLPVENIDTDQIIPARFLKSIDKKGFGDNLFRDWRYDVHTNQPNADFILNKPQYRGEILVAGNNFGCGSSREHAAWSLTDYGFKVIVSSYFADIFKGNALNNGLLPVKVSDVFLQEILTDITENPEKEITIDVEQQTISFNGKTEYFELDSYKKICLLNGYDDIDFLISKKEAIKEFELKTQKVYEQ